In a genomic window of Chitinophagales bacterium:
- a CDS encoding choice-of-anchor B family protein, which produces MSYFTRGSICCLLFFCGFIATAQKNFQLRSNLQYEGILSNLWGYYDSVHHKEYALVGVEFGLSIVDVTNPDNPSEVFFIEGDSSLWQEPKTWKQYVYMTNEHGRKGLMIVDLSNLPTSVNVVFWKDENIYKAGASHTCFIDEKGFLYLNGSRGTSGTMIFDLKPNPLVPTYLGLYNDFYVHDCFARNDTLWTAEIMNGNITVVDVRNRHQPVVMERFQTPFAFAHNCWLSHDGKYLYTTDEKPYATVAVYDVSDLSNITLLDEYRHSYYDSLIPHNTYIMPDSFLHTSYYRAGITIVDAHKNDNLVEIAQYDTSPFADASGFEGCWGVYPFLPSGNILASDRQEGLFVLTPTYQRACYLEGKVKSLQGTNLAGIEVSFIGEKAVKQSNYLADYKTGIADAGSYDVRFYDPSKRCQTKIVKNVMMQNGVVTPLNVFLNCTTTEVQEPAEENVFFAPTIFSGSTHFTSTGKGAWQVFDATGRIIEANNFNSGTAEMGANWSKGVYSVSVVGENFKRVFRLVKTD; this is translated from the coding sequence ATGAGTTACTTTACACGAGGCAGTATATGCTGTTTGCTGTTTTTTTGTGGTTTTATTGCAACTGCACAAAAGAACTTTCAACTCCGCAGCAATTTGCAATACGAAGGAATACTCTCTAATCTTTGGGGATATTACGATTCTGTTCATCATAAAGAGTATGCTTTAGTTGGAGTGGAGTTTGGTTTATCTATTGTAGATGTAACCAATCCCGATAATCCGAGTGAGGTTTTTTTTATTGAAGGCGACAGTAGCTTATGGCAAGAACCTAAAACATGGAAGCAATATGTGTACATGACAAACGAGCATGGGCGCAAAGGTTTAATGATTGTAGATTTATCTAACCTGCCCACCTCTGTAAATGTAGTTTTTTGGAAAGATGAGAATATATACAAAGCAGGAGCTTCACATACATGTTTTATAGATGAAAAGGGTTTTTTGTATTTGAATGGAAGCCGAGGTACTTCTGGTACAATGATTTTTGATTTAAAGCCTAATCCGTTGGTGCCAACTTATTTGGGTTTATACAACGATTTTTATGTGCACGATTGTTTTGCACGCAACGATACTTTATGGACGGCAGAAATTATGAATGGAAACATTACTGTTGTTGATGTGAGAAATAGACATCAACCAGTGGTAATGGAACGTTTTCAAACTCCATTTGCATTTGCCCACAACTGCTGGTTAAGCCACGATGGAAAATACCTTTACACTACCGATGAAAAACCTTACGCAACAGTAGCGGTGTACGATGTGAGCGATTTAAGCAACATTACTCTGTTAGATGAATATCGCCACTCGTATTACGATAGTTTGATACCGCACAACACGTACATTATGCCCGATAGTTTTTTGCATACAAGCTATTACCGTGCAGGTATTACCATTGTAGATGCACATAAAAACGATAATTTGGTAGAGATTGCTCAGTACGATACATCTCCATTTGCCGATGCTTCGGGTTTTGAAGGCTGCTGGGGTGTGTATCCGTTTTTGCCATCGGGAAATATATTGGCAAGCGATAGGCAAGAAGGTTTGTTTGTGCTTACGCCAACTTACCAACGTGCCTGCTATTTAGAAGGAAAAGTAAAGAGTTTGCAGGGAACTAATCTTGCAGGAATTGAAGTGTCTTTTATTGGAGAAAAGGCAGTGAAGCAAAGTAATTATCTTGCCGATTACAAAACAGGAATTGCCGATGCCGGTAGTTACGATGTAAGGTTCTATGACCCCTCCAAACGCTGCCAAACCAAAATTGTAAAGAATGTAATGATGCAGAATGGTGTGGTTACGCCACTAAATGTTTTTCTAAACTGTACCACAACGGAGGTGCAAGAACCTGCTGAAGAAAATGTTTTTTTTGCTCCTACGATTTTTAGCGGCTCCACACATTTTACTTCCACCGGAAAAGGAGCGTGGCAGGTATTCGATGCCACCGGAAGGATAATAGAAGCGAACAACTTTAATTCCGGTACTGCCGAAATGGGCGCCAATTGGAGTAAAGGTGTATATTCGGTAAGTGTTGTAGGTGAAAATTTCAAGCGTGTTTTTCGCTTGGTGAAAACAGATTAA
- a CDS encoding thioredoxin family protein: MRVSFFLLVLVLLVCGSSFFNPCRALAPDSLKYFDGSYKALKREAVRLKQPYILLFGASWCAPCKTLRKEVLNNDVVAAFTNSHYLVKYIDLESFEGLEVNNEEKIHQLPTMRFFDKNGKHLEDIVGLVDVNLIYKKLRFHSGIPISRVYEPTVNDTIIEE; this comes from the coding sequence ATGCGCGTTTCATTTTTCCTTTTAGTATTGGTATTGCTCGTATGTGGCAGTAGTTTTTTTAATCCATGCAGGGCACTTGCTCCCGATTCGCTCAAGTATTTTGATGGCTCTTACAAAGCGCTGAAGCGCGAAGCAGTGCGCTTAAAACAGCCATATATTTTATTGTTTGGTGCCAGTTGGTGTGCACCTTGTAAAACACTAAGAAAGGAAGTGCTGAATAACGATGTGGTTGCGGCATTTACCAATAGCCATTATCTAGTGAAGTATATTGATCTTGAAAGTTTTGAAGGGTTGGAAGTAAACAACGAAGAGAAAATACACCAGTTGCCGACCATGCGATTTTTTGATAAAAACGGAAAGCATTTAGAGGATATAGTAGGTTTGGTAGATGTGAATTTGATATATAAAAAGCTGCGGTTCCATTCCGGTATTCCTATTAGCCGTGTATATGAGCCAACTGTAAATGATACTATAATTGAGGAATAA
- a CDS encoding rhomboid family intramembrane serine protease: protein MSLTIIIVIVTAIISFMAFSRHELVEKLLFYPYVMWRNNEWHRLFSCSFIHADIGHLLFNLLAFWSFGTFVEGYFVASFPMGALLYLILYFGAVALADSYNLFAQKNNPGYRSLGASGGVSAIVFASILIHPTGGISIMFLPSMPAYIFGPLYLAYCAYMAKRGADNIGHVAHFTGSIFGFLFPLLLRPALLPEFFQQILGK from the coding sequence ATGAGCCTCACCATTATTATTGTTATTGTAACCGCCATTATTTCATTTATGGCATTTAGCCGACACGAATTGGTAGAAAAATTACTATTCTACCCTTACGTAATGTGGCGAAACAATGAATGGCACCGCCTCTTTAGCTGTTCATTCATACATGCCGATATTGGGCATCTGCTCTTTAACTTACTGGCGTTTTGGAGTTTCGGCACATTTGTAGAAGGCTACTTTGTAGCATCCTTTCCAATGGGAGCACTGCTGTATTTAATTTTATACTTCGGAGCAGTTGCATTAGCAGACAGCTACAATCTTTTCGCACAAAAAAACAATCCCGGTTACAGAAGTTTGGGAGCCAGCGGAGGCGTATCGGCAATAGTGTTTGCCAGCATTTTAATTCACCCAACGGGCGGAATTTCTATTATGTTTTTGCCTTCTATGCCTGCCTATATTTTTGGTCCGTTATACCTTGCTTACTGCGCCTACATGGCAAAACGCGGAGCCGATAATATTGGACACGTGGCACACTTTACAGGTAGTATTTTTGGCTTTCTGTTTCCTTTATTGCTGCGCCCCGCCTTGCTACCAGAGTTCTTTCAACAGATTTTAGGAAAATAG
- a CDS encoding efflux RND transporter permease subunit: protein MSLPSLSLRRPVLALVLNIVIVLFGIIGFSFLGVREYPSVDPPVITVRTSYTGANADIIESQITEPLEKAINGIAGIRSISSSSNQGSSVITVEFTLSISLEEAANDVRDKVSQAVRQLPQDIDAPPVVSKADANSDAILAMTVQSHKRNLLEVSDYASNVLLEKLQTIPGVSQVQVWGEKKYAMRLWLDPMKMAAQNITFQDVNNALNRENVELPGGKIYGNSTELTVKTFGKLVTEEDFENLIIKQDDNAIIKLRDLGEAVLGPENEETILKCDGVPMVALALVPQPGSNYVTITDEFYKRFDQIKKDIPEDYNLDIIFDSTQFIKKSISEVEETLLIAFVLVVLIIYLFFRDWLIAFRPLIDIPVSLIGAFFIMYISGFTINVLTLLGIVLATGLVVDDGIVVTENIFKKLELGMSKEKAAREGSEEIFFAVIATSITLAVVFLPIIFLQGFVGSLFREFGIVVAGAVLVSAFVSLSLTPVLNVWLTRNHQKKTWFYEKTEPFFEWMDNSYRSALETFMKRKWLAIVALVMCVLLMALFSKLLQSELAPLEDRSMIRLSVTAPEGTSYDFMEGFMTKVSNYLVDSTPGKRQVLTVTAPGFSGSGATNTGFARLSLVDPQERNVTQQQVVDALNKGLKQFNDGKIFTIQEQTISTGGAARFGLPVQFVIQNMDFEKIKSVLPKFMEAVQKSQVFQIADVNLKFNKPELQIEIERLKANELGVSVLDISNTLQLALSGRRLGYFTMNGRQYEVVGQVNRDNRDEPIDLKSFYVRNNKGELIQLDNLVSMKEVSNPPQLYHFNRFKSATVSASLAPGKTMGDGIAEMNSIADKLLDDTFSTALNGASRDFSESSSNTSFAFLLALILVYLILAAQFESFVDPLVIMFTVPLALAGALLSLWMFNQTLNIFSEIGIIMLIGLVTKNGILIVEFANQKQEEGLKKLDAVITASAMRLRPILMTSLATALGAVPIAFAIGAGAQSRIPLGIVIIGGIMFSLILTLFVIPAMYAMMSRTKTAKH, encoded by the coding sequence ATGAGTTTACCATCACTCAGTTTACGAAGACCGGTTCTTGCACTTGTACTGAATATAGTAATTGTATTATTCGGCATCATCGGATTTTCGTTTTTGGGCGTACGCGAATACCCATCGGTAGATCCACCGGTAATAACCGTTCGAACCAGCTACACCGGAGCCAATGCCGATATTATTGAGTCGCAAATTACCGAGCCATTAGAAAAAGCCATCAATGGAATTGCGGGCATTAGAAGCATTTCGTCTTCCAGCAACCAAGGCTCCAGTGTAATTACCGTAGAATTTACACTAAGTATAAGTTTAGAAGAAGCGGCCAACGATGTGCGCGACAAAGTAAGCCAAGCCGTAAGGCAGCTACCGCAAGATATAGATGCGCCTCCGGTAGTTTCAAAAGCCGATGCTAATAGCGATGCCATTCTTGCCATGACCGTGCAAAGCCATAAGCGCAACTTACTGGAAGTAAGCGATTATGCATCCAATGTGTTGTTAGAAAAACTGCAAACCATTCCGGGTGTAAGCCAGGTGCAGGTTTGGGGCGAAAAAAAGTATGCCATGCGGCTGTGGTTAGACCCTATGAAAATGGCTGCACAAAACATTACTTTCCAAGATGTAAACAATGCATTGAATAGAGAGAACGTAGAACTGCCCGGAGGAAAAATTTATGGCAACTCCACAGAACTTACCGTAAAAACTTTTGGAAAACTTGTTACCGAAGAAGACTTTGAGAACCTTATCATTAAACAAGATGACAACGCCATAATAAAGCTACGCGATTTAGGAGAAGCGGTATTGGGACCCGAAAATGAAGAAACCATTTTAAAGTGCGATGGCGTACCTATGGTAGCGTTGGCATTGGTGCCGCAACCGGGTTCTAACTACGTTACTATTACCGATGAGTTTTACAAACGCTTCGACCAAATAAAAAAAGACATTCCTGAAGATTACAATCTTGACATAATTTTCGATAGTACTCAATTCATTAAAAAATCTATTAGCGAAGTAGAAGAAACGCTGCTTATAGCTTTTGTGCTGGTGGTGCTAATTATTTACCTCTTTTTTAGAGATTGGCTTATAGCATTCCGGCCGTTAATAGATATTCCTGTATCGCTTATTGGAGCCTTCTTTATTATGTACATTAGTGGATTTACCATTAATGTACTCACCCTATTGGGTATAGTACTTGCCACCGGGCTAGTGGTAGATGACGGTATTGTGGTAACAGAAAATATATTCAAAAAACTAGAGCTTGGCATGAGCAAAGAAAAAGCAGCCCGCGAAGGTTCAGAAGAAATTTTCTTTGCTGTAATTGCTACTTCTATTACGCTTGCCGTGGTATTTCTTCCCATTATTTTCTTGCAAGGCTTTGTAGGTAGTTTATTTAGAGAATTTGGAATTGTGGTAGCAGGAGCCGTACTTGTTTCCGCATTCGTATCACTTTCGCTCACACCGGTACTAAACGTTTGGCTTACGCGCAACCATCAGAAAAAAACATGGTTCTACGAAAAAACAGAGCCATTCTTTGAATGGATGGACAATAGCTACCGCAGTGCACTCGAAACATTTATGAAACGCAAATGGCTTGCCATTGTGGCATTGGTTATGTGCGTATTGCTTATGGCACTTTTCAGCAAGTTACTGCAAAGCGAATTAGCTCCATTAGAAGATCGCAGTATGATACGCTTAAGTGTTACCGCACCGGAAGGTACTTCGTACGATTTTATGGAAGGCTTTATGACAAAAGTTTCCAACTACCTTGTAGACTCTACTCCCGGCAAGCGACAAGTACTTACAGTTACCGCTCCTGGTTTTTCGGGCAGTGGCGCAACCAACACTGGATTTGCACGCCTTTCGTTGGTTGATCCACAAGAGCGAAATGTAACACAGCAACAAGTGGTAGATGCACTTAATAAAGGGTTAAAACAATTCAATGACGGAAAAATTTTCACCATACAAGAACAAACTATTTCTACCGGAGGTGCAGCGCGTTTTGGATTGCCGGTGCAGTTTGTAATTCAAAACATGGATTTCGAAAAAATAAAATCTGTGTTACCCAAATTTATGGAAGCCGTACAAAAGAGTCAGGTATTCCAAATTGCTGATGTAAACTTAAAATTCAACAAACCTGAACTGCAAATTGAAATTGAAAGACTTAAAGCCAACGAACTTGGCGTAAGTGTGCTCGATATTTCAAACACTTTACAATTAGCACTCAGCGGCAGAAGACTTGGCTACTTTACCATGAATGGAAGACAATATGAGGTGGTGGGTCAAGTAAACCGCGACAACCGCGATGAACCAATAGACTTAAAGAGCTTTTATGTACGCAACAATAAAGGCGAATTAATTCAATTAGACAATTTGGTGAGCATGAAAGAGGTGAGCAACCCTCCGCAGCTATACCATTTCAATCGCTTTAAATCTGCTACTGTTTCTGCAAGTTTAGCTCCGGGAAAAACAATGGGCGATGGCATTGCAGAAATGAACAGCATTGCCGACAAATTATTAGACGACACCTTTAGCACCGCACTCAATGGCGCATCTCGCGACTTTTCCGAAAGTTCATCCAACACATCTTTTGCATTCTTATTGGCGTTAATTTTGGTTTACCTAATTCTTGCCGCACAGTTCGAAAGTTTTGTAGACCCATTAGTAATAATGTTTACCGTTCCATTGGCATTGGCAGGTGCGCTTTTAAGCCTATGGATGTTTAACCAAACCCTAAACATTTTCTCCGAAATTGGCATAATTATGCTTATTGGATTGGTTACTAAAAACGGTATTCTTATTGTAGAATTTGCCAATCAAAAACAAGAAGAAGGATTAAAAAAATTAGATGCCGTAATTACAGCATCCGCCATGCGTTTACGCCCAATTTTAATGACCAGTTTAGCCACTGCTTTAGGTGCCGTACCAATTGCATTTGCCATTGGAGCAGGCGCACAAAGCCGCATACCATTAGGCATTGTAATTATTGGTGGCATTATGTTTTCACTTATCCTCACGCTATTTGTAATTCCTGCCATGTACGCCATGATGAGCAGAACCAAAACCGCCAAACATTAA